The genomic region ATACCTTGGTGATGGTGCCCACAGCCTTGGTTCGTCCCTCTCTGAACACCAGTCTCTGGTCTGTGTGGAGGTACTCAGGGGTCTTGATGAATCTGAAGTGGACTGAGGCCTTGTCCCCGGTACGTAGACAGTCTCTGTTCATGGTCAGAATGGTGGCTGTCTGTCTGATGCTGCCACAGTGCACTGAGGGAGAGAAAGTCAGAAAAATAACAATTGACATACCAGTGGCATAGCAACTGTGGACGTGTCGCATTGTCTCATTTCTGTGTGAGTGTAGGAGAGACAAAGACCTAATATGAATATGGCTGAAACTTTAATCCTAAATTGAGCATTGCCACAGTATACAAGCAATCATGAACACACCCAAACGTTTGAAAGCCGCTCACCCATAGCCTGGTATCGTGGTGatatggtggtggggtggtgcaGGACCAGTATCTCAGCCATAAACTCCCAGGTAGCCTGAGGTGTTAGTCTGGGAGAGATCATCACCATCCCCTTCCTGATGGAGGAACGCTTGatctggaggagaagaaagagggaggggtgaaAAAGGGGCcggggggggaagaggagagagaaacattagGACAGACATTGTGTCAGAAATGTGCTGATTGAGGATGTTTTTTTCCAATGGGAGTCATCCATTGATGGATTAGGGCCAGAGAATTTTCAGAAGAATTTTTTTWaattttatttttttacatatcatATGCAACTTATTCGAAAGTTGCTGACTTAAACTGAAATTTtgacacacaaaaacagacaatTTAAGAATGCAAGTATGATTTGATCTGtgctattgtgtctgtgtggttgtagCCTTACAATCAGATGCATAAAAACACACCTTTTTGAGTGCGAAGGAGGCGGTCTGTCCCCCCCGGACCTCTTTGACAGGCATCCTCTTGCGGTGGATAGATTTGACAGCGATAGAGAGGAAACTGCCCAGGGGGTCTGGGCCGAGCAGCAGCGTGTCATTCAGTCGTATCAATCCACGTAACGTAGTGCCGGATACTACGGTGCCCACACcctgaggagagacaggagacgtCAATACAACACAGCTTGTTAAATGAttagtgtgtgtggtgctgatggttgtgtgtgtggtgtgtacgaaCCGGTACTGAGTAGGTGTCATCGATCTGGAACTCGGCAGGCTCATCTTCTTTATAGGAGGTTTTAGAAGACAGTAGGTTGAGGAACATCTTCAGAAGATCCATGTTCTCTCCTGTTACATTGGAGAGCTGGAAGATTGGACACATCctagggagagacacagagagagaggggaggagggagaaaagaaaggaagaaagacagagggaaagagtggAGGATTAAGGCGACATACGTTACCCataaatcaattcaaatgttattggtcacatacaaaaaacgagcagatgttattgcgggtgtaacgaaatgcttgtgttcctagcttcctctaaggtgcagggttgagtaaccatgTGGTAGCCATCttgtgacagtgactaagttcagggcagggcactgggtggaggccagctagtgatgtctatttaacagactgatggtcttgagatagaagctgtttttcagtctctcRgtcccagctttgatgcacctgtacggacctcgccttctggatggtagctgggtgaacaggcagtggctgggatggttgatgtccttgaagatctttttggcctccctgtgacatcgggggctgtaggtgtcctgagagCAGGCAGTGcttccccggtgatg from Salvelinus sp. IW2-2015 unplaced genomic scaffold, ASM291031v2 Un_scaffold5564, whole genome shotgun sequence harbors:
- the LOC112078350 gene encoding GTP-binding protein 1, whose translation is VVNKPDNHGGSLDWTKICERSSKVITFIDLAGHEKYLKTTVFGMTGHLPDFCMLMVGSNAGIVGMTKEHLGLALALNVPVFVVVTKIDMCPANILAETLHLLQRLLKSPGCRKIPVLVQNKDDVIVTASNFSSERMCPIFQLSNVTGENMDLLKMFLNLLSSKTSYKEDEPAEFQIDDTYSVPGVGTVVSGTTLRGLIRLNDTLLLGPDPLGSFLSIAVKSIHRKRMPVKEVRGGQTASFALKKIKRSSIRKGMVMISPRLTPQATWEFMAEILVLHHPTTISPRYQAMVHCGSIRQTATILTMNRDCLRTGDKASVHFRFIKTPEYLHTDQRLVFREGRTKAVGTITKLLQSVTKAQQAKMQSTKKGTTSANEEAGSAPRPDSPNAGQLPPKSGRWSRRRGGFSRTFRL